A genomic window from Luteolibacter sp. LG18 includes:
- a CDS encoding M14 family metallocarboxypeptidase, protein MHDSAIRAMVAAVTDPFDWPAFLPTFASAAVAAGFRPQRFGTTASGDLIAWLKPGPGRRTYLSAGIHGDEPAGPLALLELVRTGAFHDDGEWLLCPALNPTGLAMGRRENADGRDLNRDYWVRRTPEVCAHTKWLHASGIADRFISLHEDWESTGFYFYEINCGPDSPARARAILDAVSPWFPPEPSALIDGHDIREPGWIYHPAEADLPEHWPEAIFLAKNGCRLSFTFETPSSAPLAHRVAAHVAAVKAAIV, encoded by the coding sequence TTGCACGATTCCGCCATCCGCGCCATGGTGGCGGCGGTGACCGACCCCTTCGACTGGCCCGCCTTCCTTCCCACCTTCGCCTCCGCGGCGGTGGCCGCCGGCTTCCGTCCCCAGCGCTTCGGCACCACCGCCTCCGGCGACCTCATCGCCTGGCTGAAGCCCGGCCCCGGCCGCCGCACCTACCTCTCCGCCGGCATCCACGGCGATGAACCCGCCGGCCCGCTCGCCCTGCTCGAGCTCGTCCGCACCGGTGCCTTCCACGATGATGGCGAGTGGCTGCTCTGCCCCGCCCTCAACCCCACCGGCCTCGCCATGGGCCGCCGCGAGAACGCCGATGGGCGCGATCTCAACCGCGACTACTGGGTCCGCCGTACTCCCGAGGTCTGCGCCCACACCAAATGGCTCCACGCCAGCGGCATCGCCGACCGCTTCATCTCCCTCCACGAGGACTGGGAAAGCACCGGCTTCTACTTCTACGAGATCAACTGCGGCCCGGACAGCCCCGCCCGCGCCCGCGCCATCCTCGACGCCGTCTCCCCCTGGTTCCCGCCCGAACCCAGCGCCCTCATCGACGGCCACGACATCCGCGAACCCGGCTGGATCTACCACCCCGCCGAGGCCGACCTGCCCGAGCACTGGCCCGAGGCCATCTTCCTCGCCAAGAACGGCTGCCGCCTCTCCTTCACCTTCGAAACCCCCAGCAGCGCCCCGCTCGCCCACCGCGTCGCCGCCCACGTCGCCGCCGTGAAGGCCGCGATCGTCTAG
- a CDS encoding EamA family transporter yields MTWFHWAVLSAVFAAVTTIFAKLGLQGVDSDFATLIRTAVILLVLGAFVVAAGKWSDPAALPGKTWLFLVLSALATGASWVCYFRALKDGTASQVAPIDKSSLLLVAAFAFLFLKERPSPREWAGILMVGAGVVVLGMKK; encoded by the coding sequence ATGACGTGGTTCCACTGGGCGGTGCTATCGGCGGTGTTCGCGGCGGTGACGACGATTTTCGCGAAGCTGGGCCTGCAGGGCGTGGACTCGGATTTCGCCACGCTGATCCGCACGGCGGTGATCCTGCTGGTGCTGGGGGCCTTCGTGGTGGCGGCCGGGAAGTGGAGCGATCCGGCGGCGCTGCCGGGGAAGACATGGCTGTTCCTGGTGCTCTCCGCGCTGGCGACGGGGGCCTCGTGGGTGTGTTACTTCCGGGCGCTGAAGGATGGCACGGCCTCCCAGGTGGCGCCGATCGACAAGTCCAGCCTGCTGCTGGTGGCGGCCTTCGCGTTCCTGTTCCTCAAGGAGCGGCCCAGCCCGCGGGAGTGGGCGGGGATCCTAATGGTGGGCGCGGGGGTGGTGGTGCTGGGGATGAAGAAGTAG
- the rseP gene encoding RIP metalloprotease RseP, giving the protein MPDIAKILHTALQVLLILLGFNLIIFVHELGHFLAGRWRGLKIDRFQIWFGKPIWKKTWNGVQYGLGWLPFGGFVSLPQMAPMESIEGRTSEKGEPLAPISPLDKIIVAIAGPLFSLLLALAAAGIVSVVGKPVDTIPTTKVGSVDKDSPGAKAGIRTGDTILAVNGQKVEVFAGSSKMNGIFEQIILSKGQEIHFTIQREGEPQPIELVSKFDIPETKWYQRKALREVGISPMPEMVLVSTVMKGSPAERAGLKQWDRLVSVNGRKVACVSDFLKFIAEAGTTPVEIAYERTSEGHDKMEDMKLSELKKLPWTPGTATVQAEVPVSPANHAPMVGLAPADIADQTSDTRTPGAWEQIGESLSMMWTTLDRVTSKDSSIGIDHLSGPAGIAKAQYRMLQMENPYNRLLGFFVLFNVNLAVLNMLPFPVLDGGHILLALMESIARRPVKARALEWVQTAFALMLISLMLYVTSKDLFGDIGGHRRDAPEVVFKQP; this is encoded by the coding sequence ATGCCGGACATCGCCAAGATCCTCCACACCGCCCTGCAGGTGCTGCTCATCCTGCTCGGGTTCAATCTCATCATCTTCGTCCACGAGCTGGGCCACTTCCTCGCCGGCCGCTGGCGCGGATTGAAGATCGACCGCTTCCAGATCTGGTTCGGGAAGCCGATCTGGAAAAAGACCTGGAACGGCGTGCAGTACGGCCTCGGCTGGCTGCCCTTCGGCGGGTTCGTGAGCCTGCCGCAGATGGCGCCGATGGAGTCCATCGAGGGCCGCACCTCGGAGAAGGGCGAGCCGCTGGCACCGATCTCGCCGCTGGACAAGATCATCGTGGCCATCGCCGGGCCGCTGTTCTCGCTGCTGCTGGCGCTGGCCGCGGCGGGCATCGTGTCCGTGGTGGGCAAGCCGGTGGACACCATCCCGACCACGAAGGTGGGTTCGGTGGACAAGGATAGCCCGGGTGCGAAAGCAGGCATCCGCACCGGGGACACCATCCTGGCGGTGAACGGCCAGAAGGTGGAGGTCTTCGCGGGCAGCTCGAAGATGAACGGCATCTTCGAGCAGATCATTCTCAGCAAGGGCCAGGAGATCCATTTCACCATCCAGCGCGAGGGCGAGCCGCAGCCGATCGAGCTGGTGTCGAAGTTCGATATCCCGGAGACGAAGTGGTACCAGCGCAAGGCGCTGCGGGAGGTGGGGATCAGTCCGATGCCGGAGATGGTGCTCGTTTCCACCGTGATGAAGGGCAGCCCGGCGGAGAGGGCGGGGCTGAAGCAGTGGGACCGCCTGGTTTCGGTGAATGGCCGGAAGGTGGCGTGCGTGTCGGATTTCCTGAAATTCATCGCCGAGGCGGGCACCACGCCGGTGGAGATCGCCTATGAACGGACCTCCGAGGGCCACGACAAGATGGAGGACATGAAGCTCAGCGAGCTGAAGAAACTCCCGTGGACCCCGGGAACGGCGACCGTGCAGGCCGAAGTGCCGGTTTCTCCGGCGAACCACGCGCCGATGGTGGGCCTCGCCCCGGCCGATATCGCGGACCAGACTTCCGATACGCGCACGCCGGGCGCGTGGGAGCAGATCGGGGAAAGCCTGAGCATGATGTGGACCACGCTGGACCGCGTCACCTCGAAGGACTCCAGCATCGGCATCGACCACCTCAGCGGCCCGGCGGGCATCGCGAAGGCCCAGTACCGGATGCTCCAGATGGAGAATCCCTACAACCGCCTGCTCGGCTTCTTCGTGCTCTTCAACGTGAACCTCGCGGTGCTGAACATGCTGCCCTTCCCGGTGCTGGATGGCGGCCACATCCTGCTCGCCCTCATGGAGTCGATCGCCCGCCGCCCGGTGAAGGCGCGCGCGCTGGAGTGGGTGCAGACCGCCTTCGCGCTGATGCTCATCAGCCTGATGCTCTACGTCACCAGCAAGGACCTCTTCGGCGACATCGGCGGCCACCGCCGCGACGCCCCCGAGGTGGTCTTCAAGCAGCCGTGA